Proteins found in one Arthrobacter sp. U41 genomic segment:
- the pstA gene encoding phosphate ABC transporter permease PstA, protein MTATLTPVKKRSALTKGQLPKWAPYLVLGVALVLGAAVLALIGFNALGWGLVSAILFAVGLVGWSAAVEGSRRAKDKLASCLVVGSFLIALLPLISVIWTVLVNGLPGLTDPGFLTTSMNGVTGAFDNKSVEEGTPVVGGIYHALIGTVQITLLATLISVPVGLLTSIYLVEYGNDRPLSRAITFFVDVMTGIPSIVAGLFAAAFFFAIVGPGTKTGAVAAVALSVLMIPVVVRSSEEMLKIVPNELREAAYALGVRKWRTILKVVIPTAISGIASGITLAIARVIGETAPILVTAGFATSINSNVFSGWMASLPTFIYTQILNPTSPSNPDPSSQRAWGAALVLIILVMLLNLVARLVARMFAPKTGR, encoded by the coding sequence ATGACCGCCACCCTGACCCCCGTAAAGAAGCGCTCGGCCCTCACCAAGGGCCAGCTGCCGAAGTGGGCCCCGTACCTGGTTCTCGGCGTCGCCCTGGTTCTCGGCGCCGCGGTTCTGGCCCTGATCGGCTTCAACGCGCTCGGCTGGGGACTCGTCTCCGCCATCCTCTTCGCCGTCGGGCTCGTCGGCTGGAGCGCCGCCGTGGAAGGCTCACGCCGCGCCAAGGACAAACTCGCCAGCTGCCTCGTCGTCGGCTCGTTCCTGATCGCGCTGCTGCCCCTGATCTCCGTGATCTGGACCGTCCTGGTCAACGGCCTTCCCGGCCTGACGGACCCCGGCTTCCTGACCACGTCGATGAACGGCGTCACTGGCGCGTTTGACAACAAGAGCGTCGAGGAGGGCACCCCCGTCGTCGGCGGCATCTACCACGCTCTCATCGGCACGGTGCAGATCACCCTGCTGGCAACGCTCATCTCGGTGCCGGTTGGCCTGCTGACCTCGATCTACCTGGTGGAGTACGGCAACGACCGCCCGCTGTCCCGCGCCATCACGTTCTTCGTGGACGTTATGACCGGCATCCCCTCGATCGTGGCCGGGCTTTTCGCCGCAGCCTTTTTCTTCGCCATCGTCGGACCGGGCACCAAAACCGGTGCCGTCGCCGCCGTCGCGCTGTCCGTGCTGATGATCCCCGTGGTGGTCCGCTCCAGCGAGGAGATGCTCAAGATCGTCCCGAACGAACTCCGCGAGGCCGCCTATGCACTGGGCGTCCGGAAATGGCGCACCATCCTCAAGGTGGTCATCCCGACGGCGATCTCCGGCATCGCCTCGGGTATCACCCTCGCGATCGCCCGGGTGATCGGCGAAACCGCGCCGATCCTGGTCACCGCAGGCTTCGCGACCTCGATCAACTCCAACGTGTTCAGCGGCTGGATGGCGTCGCTGCCGACCTTCATCTACACGCAGATCCTCAACCCCACCTCGCCGTCCAACCCGGATCCGTCCTCCCAGCGCGCCTGGGGAGCCGCCCTGGTCCTGATCATCCTCGTGATGCTGCTCAACCTCGTTGCCCGCCTGGTTGCCCGGATGTTTGCCCCCAAGACCGGCCGCTAG
- the pstC gene encoding phosphate ABC transporter permease subunit PstC: MTTTSLTTSRGAGRAGDKVFSAATLAAGCLILAVLFGVALFLVIQAFPALVASPDKIQGGEGFFAYIWPIVIGTLIAAVIALVIATPVAIGVALFISHYAPRRLASGLGYVIDLLAAIPSVVYGAWGAAFLAKEISPAYNWLANNMGWLPIFQGPASATGKTILTAGIVLSVMVLPIITSLSREIFLQTPKLHEEAALALGATRWEMIRMAVLPFGRPGIISAVMLGLGRALGETMAVALVLSSGVLTASLIQSGNQTIAAEIALNFPEAGGLKVNTLIAAGLVLFVITLGVNMIARWIISRHKEFSGAN; this comes from the coding sequence GTGACCACCACCTCCCTGACCACGTCTCGGGGCGCAGGCCGCGCCGGAGACAAGGTCTTTTCCGCAGCCACCTTGGCCGCTGGGTGCCTGATCCTGGCCGTGCTCTTCGGAGTGGCGCTCTTCCTCGTCATCCAGGCATTCCCCGCCCTTGTGGCCTCCCCGGACAAGATCCAGGGCGGCGAAGGCTTTTTCGCCTACATCTGGCCGATCGTCATCGGCACCCTGATCGCGGCCGTCATCGCGCTCGTGATCGCCACGCCGGTCGCGATCGGTGTTGCGCTCTTCATCTCGCACTACGCCCCGCGCAGGCTCGCCTCGGGGCTGGGCTACGTGATCGACCTGCTCGCCGCGATCCCCTCCGTGGTCTACGGCGCCTGGGGTGCCGCTTTCCTGGCCAAGGAAATCTCGCCGGCCTACAACTGGCTGGCCAACAACATGGGCTGGCTGCCGATTTTCCAGGGTCCGGCTTCGGCCACGGGCAAGACCATCCTGACCGCGGGAATCGTGCTGTCCGTTATGGTCCTGCCCATCATCACCTCGCTGAGCCGCGAAATCTTCCTGCAGACCCCCAAGCTGCACGAGGAAGCCGCGCTGGCGCTCGGAGCCACCCGCTGGGAAATGATCCGGATGGCCGTGCTGCCCTTCGGCCGTCCCGGAATCATCAGTGCCGTTATGCTCGGCCTGGGCCGCGCCCTCGGTGAGACCATGGCTGTCGCGCTGGTGCTGTCCTCCGGCGTGCTGACCGCCAGCCTCATCCAGTCCGGCAACCAGACCATCGCCGCCGAAATCGCGCTGAACTTCCCCGAGGCAGGCGGCCTGAAAGTCAACACGCTGATTGCTGCCGGTCTGGTCCTGTTCGTCATCACCCTCGGCGTGAACATGATCGCTCGCTGGATCATCAGCCGGCACAAAGAATTCTCGGGAGCCAACTAA
- a CDS encoding recombinase family protein → MTPDKTFTDQGLTGANRARRGLSEALAACRAGPGRRDPGRDQTRPPGPAPLHDAKYIVAELTRREVKLSVSGSVHDPTDPVGRLLFHIVAMVTEFEANLIRARSREGMAVAEATGRLRGKQPKLSKEQEAHLVSVHRAIKRAGDPA, encoded by the coding sequence ATGACGCCGGACAAGACATTCACGGACCAAGGCCTGACTGGCGCCAACCGGGCACGCCGCGGACTCAGCGAAGCGCTGGCCGCATGCCGGGCCGGGCCGGGCCGGAGAGACCCTGGTCGTGACCAAACTCGACCGCCTGGCCCGGCCCCCCTGCACGATGCAAAGTACATAGTCGCCGAACTCACCCGCCGCGAGGTCAAGCTGAGCGTCAGCGGCTCTGTCCACGACCCGACCGATCCCGTAGGCCGGCTCCTCTTTCACATCGTGGCCATGGTCACGGAATTCGAAGCCAACCTGATCCGAGCACGATCCCGTGAGGGCATGGCCGTCGCCGAGGCGACGGGCCGCCTGCGGGGGAAGCAGCCCAAACTCTCGAAGGAACAGGAAGCACACCTGGTCTCCGTTCACCGTGCCATCAAACGCGCAGGCGACCCCGCCTGA
- the pstB gene encoding phosphate ABC transporter ATP-binding protein PstB → MSKRIDVKDLNVYYGKFLAVEDVNINIEPKSVTAFIGPSGCGKSTFLRTLNRMHEVIPGARVEGEVLLDGDNLYGPGVDPVTVRSQIGMVFQRPNPFPTMSIRDNVLAGVKLNNQKISKGEADALVERSLRGANLWNEVKDRLAKPGSGLSGGQQQRLCIARAIAVEPQVILMDEPCSALDPISTLAIEDLINELKDDYTVVIVTHNMQQAARVSNKTAFFNIAGTGKPGKLIEYGDTHTIFSNPTEKATEDYVSGRFG, encoded by the coding sequence ATGTCTAAGCGCATCGACGTCAAAGACCTGAACGTCTACTACGGCAAATTCCTGGCCGTCGAAGACGTCAACATCAACATCGAGCCCAAGTCCGTCACGGCCTTCATCGGGCCGTCCGGTTGCGGCAAGTCCACCTTCCTGCGCACCCTGAACCGAATGCACGAGGTGATTCCCGGCGCCCGCGTCGAAGGCGAGGTGCTGCTCGACGGCGACAACCTGTACGGCCCCGGCGTGGATCCGGTCACCGTCCGCTCCCAGATCGGCATGGTTTTCCAGCGGCCCAACCCGTTCCCCACCATGTCCATCCGGGACAACGTGCTGGCCGGCGTGAAGCTGAACAACCAGAAGATCTCCAAGGGTGAGGCCGACGCGCTGGTGGAACGCTCGCTGCGTGGCGCCAACCTGTGGAACGAGGTCAAGGACCGCCTGGCGAAGCCCGGATCCGGCCTGTCCGGCGGCCAGCAGCAGCGACTCTGCATCGCCCGGGCGATCGCGGTGGAACCGCAGGTGATCCTGATGGACGAGCCCTGCTCGGCGCTGGACCCCATCTCCACGCTCGCCATTGAGGACCTCATCAATGAGCTCAAGGACGACTACACCGTGGTGATCGTGACGCACAACATGCAGCAGGCCGCTCGTGTGTCGAACAAGACCGCGTTTTTCAACATCGCGGGGACCGGGAAGCCGGGCAAACTGATCGAATACGGTGACACCCACACGATCTTCAGCAACCCCACCGAGAAGGCCACCGAGGATTACGTCTCGGGCCGCTTCGGATAG
- a CDS encoding DUF47 domain-containing protein, producing MKLRLFPQEPAGLKLLAQLASQIVLATGTLSEILGAPASENARLVEDMHNHEAKSAELHFALLTHMRTSFVNPLPREDMYALSRFLNEAMEKLDAAAELVSLYKLDRLPKRAADQLEIISRQAELTVDAMRKLDNLDDLEDYWIEILRLAKRAERSHRVWVADMLNEMKWAQYARNRDIADQLVGVTRDMRRIATEVGSIIVKES from the coding sequence GTGAAGCTGCGCCTTTTCCCCCAGGAGCCCGCCGGGCTGAAACTTCTTGCCCAGCTGGCAAGCCAGATTGTGCTCGCCACAGGCACCCTTTCGGAGATCCTCGGCGCACCGGCCAGTGAGAATGCCCGGCTGGTGGAGGACATGCACAACCATGAGGCCAAGTCCGCGGAGCTGCACTTCGCGCTGCTGACCCACATGCGGACCTCCTTCGTGAACCCGCTCCCCCGCGAGGACATGTACGCGCTCTCCCGGTTCCTCAATGAGGCGATGGAAAAGCTCGATGCCGCCGCAGAGCTGGTGTCCCTCTACAAGCTGGACCGCCTGCCCAAACGCGCCGCGGACCAGCTCGAAATCATCAGCAGGCAGGCCGAGCTGACCGTGGACGCCATGCGGAAACTGGACAACCTGGACGACCTCGAGGACTACTGGATCGAGATCCTCCGCCTCGCCAAGCGCGCAGAACGGTCCCACCGGGTCTGGGTGGCGGACATGCTCAACGAGATGAAGTGGGCGCAGTACGCGCGCAACCGGGACATTGCAGACCAGCTGGTCGGCGTCACCAGGGACATGCGCCGGATCGCGACCGAGGTAGGCAGCATCATCGTCAAGGAATCCTGA
- a CDS encoding inorganic phosphate transporter translates to MTIFLFALVVVFAGAFAFLNGFRDASAAVALAVRTRALTPTIAVLLAAFFNFVGAGLSGTLALAVSQAWVQLPPGENGLSILMAGLFSAVLWGIYTWWRGIPSSSTHALVGGLAGAGIASAAVGGNAVGGVDTSLLIQVALPLLLSPAIAFAGAYLLVWPATWTARYTPPNVVNSRSRRAQSIAVGAVAFAHGLQDGQRTSAVLILALLASGLSDGGQMPVWVALFTAALLTAGTLAGGWRISYTIGYRLIRMDPLRGSVAQLFSSAILLVGAIGLYWPISTTHTVTSAVLGAGANQGFPATNRKVVIRVLMFWVLTPAVTAAGAFVLALSLSPLAEL, encoded by the coding sequence GTGACCATCTTCCTGTTTGCCCTGGTGGTGGTCTTCGCCGGGGCATTCGCCTTCCTGAACGGATTCAGGGACGCCTCCGCGGCGGTGGCGCTGGCCGTCCGAACCCGCGCCCTGACCCCCACCATCGCGGTGCTGCTGGCGGCGTTCTTCAACTTCGTCGGGGCCGGGCTGAGCGGCACCCTGGCCCTTGCCGTCAGCCAGGCCTGGGTGCAGCTGCCCCCGGGCGAGAACGGGCTGAGCATCCTGATGGCCGGCCTGTTCAGCGCCGTGCTCTGGGGAATCTACACCTGGTGGCGCGGCATCCCGTCGTCCTCGACGCATGCCCTCGTGGGCGGGCTGGCCGGCGCCGGCATCGCGAGCGCAGCGGTCGGGGGGAACGCCGTCGGGGGCGTGGACACGTCCCTGCTCATCCAGGTGGCGCTTCCGCTGCTGCTCTCGCCGGCGATTGCTTTCGCCGGCGCCTACCTGCTGGTCTGGCCCGCGACGTGGACCGCGCGGTATACGCCGCCGAACGTCGTCAACAGCCGCTCCCGGCGCGCCCAAAGCATTGCCGTCGGCGCCGTGGCGTTCGCCCACGGTTTGCAGGACGGCCAGCGCACGAGCGCCGTCCTGATCCTTGCCCTGCTGGCATCCGGGCTGTCCGACGGTGGCCAGATGCCGGTCTGGGTGGCGCTGTTCACCGCGGCCCTGCTGACCGCCGGGACCCTGGCCGGCGGCTGGCGCATTTCCTACACCATCGGCTACCGGCTGATCCGGATGGATCCCCTGCGCGGCTCCGTGGCCCAGTTGTTCAGCTCGGCCATCCTGTTGGTGGGCGCGATCGGACTGTACTGGCCCATATCCACCACGCACACTGTCACCTCGGCCGTTCTGGGCGCCGGAGCCAACCAGGGATTCCCCGCCACCAACCGGAAAGTGGTGATCCGGGTCCTGATGTTCTGGGTGCTCACCCCGGCCGTCACCGCGGCAGGGGCGTTCGTGCTGGCCCTGTCCCTGTCGCCCCTCGCGGAGCTCTAA